One genomic region from Anopheles bellator chromosome 2, idAnoBellAS_SP24_06.2, whole genome shotgun sequence encodes:
- the LOC131211407 gene encoding sodium/hydrogen exchanger 6 isoform X3 — MNRRRVETQNRSRFRLFPVMILLVLAQWCLATVTAESTDIELDAKANKMHQIDSLNLLLYTFLLTLTVLTIWLFKHHRTTWLHETGLAVIYGLIVGAIIRYAGTTTPIIHVAVEPEPDVKFNQSLPPDTLWLKFPGILPHGSDQPVKANKTYTYSFRGDLGNAEENEIDLKATFDPEIFFNIILPPIIFHAGYSLKRKYFFRNLGAILMFAIIGTTLSAFLIGALMYGFVQLMPKLKSSFTFLDTLYFGALISPTDPLTILAIFSDMHVDVNLYALVFGESVLNDAVAIVLSGAIQNYGEHYSSNGEFEGHAFLRSLGDFFSVFAFSLLIGASMGCVTAMMTKFTRIRDFPLLESALFVLMSYSTFLIAEAAELTGVVAVLFCGICQAHYTYNNLSDDSRIRTKQIFELLNFLAENFIFSYIGVSMFTFPKHHFDPLFIFTGFMCAAIGRAVNIYPLSALLNIARKPKISWNFQHMLFFAGLRGAMSFALAIRNTVSDARHAMLTTTSLIVITTVIIQGGAANFLLNWLKIPVGVDDETEVLPFQGVRSDLENPDSEGATTPGGTRRGHEKAVLARLWGNFDTRYMKPLLTHSRPTLLETLPVCLSPLARLLTTTEQLTQDGPTRRADSDSDLCIDNDDHGSGPTDGPVRRNSINRQHRDVARDANDAIGVLNSLGSSFM; from the exons ATGAATAGGAGGAGGGTCGAAACACAGAACCGTTCCCGATTTCGTTTATTTCCGGTGATGATACTGCTGGTGCTAGCACAATGGTGCCTGGCGACCGTGACGGCCGAATCGACCGATATCGAGCTCGATGCAAAGGCTAACAAAATGCACCAGATAGATTCCCTTAATCTGTTGCTCTACACTTTTCTTCTCACACTGACCGTGCTAACCATTTGGTTGTTCAAACACCATCGAACCACCTGGCTACACGAAACTGGCCTTGCAGTTATATACG GACTCATCGTTGGTGCCATCATTCGTTATGCGGGTACTACTACGCCAATAATTCACGTTGCCGTCGAACCTGAACCGGACGTTAAGTTTAACCAAAGCCTCCCACCCGACACACTTTGGCTCAAGTTTCCGGGAATCCTTCCCCACGGATCCGATCAACCAGTGAAAGCCAACAAAACGTATACATACAGCTTCCGGGGGGATCTGGGCAACGCCGAGGAAAATGAGATCGATCTTAAAGCTACCTTTGATcctgaaatattttttaatatcATTCTACCACCGATAATCTTTCACGCTGGTTACAGTTTGAAAAGA aaatattttttccgAAACCTAGGAGCAATTTTGATGTTTGCTATAATCGGTACAACGCTGTCGGCATTTTTAATTGGAGCCCTAATGTACGGATTCGTGCAGCTGATGCCAAAACTCAAATCAAGCTTCACGTTCCTGGACACGCTCTATTTCGGGGCACTGATTTCCCCGACCGATCCTCTGACGATTTTAGCCATCTTTAGCGACATGCACGTCGACGTCAATCTATATGCACTAGTTTTTGGAGAGAGTGTTCTCAACGATGCAGTTGCTATTGTACTCAGTGG AGCTATACAAAATTACGGCGAACACTACTCGAGCAATGGAGAGTTCGAAGGGCATGCCTTTCTCCGTTCGCTGGGCGATTTCTTCAGCGTATTCGCTTTCTCTCTATTGATCGGAGCCTCGATGGGCTGCGTTACAGCTATGATGACGAAATTCACGCGGATACGAGATTTTCCGCTGCTAGAATCTGCTCTCTTTGTGCTAATGTCATATAGTACGTTTTTGATTGCCGAAGCCGCGGAGTTGACAG gTGTCGTAGCGGTGCTCTTTTGTGGAATTTGTCAAGCTCATTACACATATAACAATCTGTCGGATGACTCTCGAatacgaacgaaacaaatattcgAGCTACTCAACTTTCTTGCGGAGAACTTTATCTTTTCGTACATAGGCGTATcaatgtttacttttccaAAGCATCACTTCGATCCATTGTTCATCTTTACTGGTTTT ATGTGTGCGGCAATAGGGCGTGCTGTTAACATTTATCCACTATCCGCTCTACTAAATATTGCTAGAAAGCCAAAGATATCGTGGAATTTTCAGCATATGCTGTTCTTCGCCG GGTTGCGTGGTGCGATGTCGTTTGCACTTGCGATCAGAAATACAGTGTCCGATGCGCGACACGCCATGTTAACGACGACATCCCTGATTGTGATTACCACTGTGATTATTCAAGGCGGTGCTGCAAATTTTCTGTTAAATTGGTTAAAAATTCC tGTTGGAGTAGATGATGAAACTGAGGTGTTACCTTTCCAAGGAGTGCGTAGC GATCTTGAAAATCCCGATAGTGAGGGAGCTACTACTCCTGGTGGAACCAGAAGAGGACATGAGAAAGCTGTTCTAGCTAGATTGTGGGGAAATTTCGACACAAG GTACATGAAGCCGCTGCTGACACATTCTCGGCCAACATTGTTAGAAACGTTGCCAGTTTGCTTGAGTCCCTTAGCTCGACTGCTAACAACAACTGAACAATTGACTCAG GATGGCCCAACACGCCGGGCGGATTCCGACTCGGACTTGTGCATCGACAATGATGACCATGGTAGTGGGCCGACGGATGGCCCCGTCCGTCGTAACTCTATCAATCGC CAACACCGTGATGTGGCACGAGATGCAAACGATGCCATCGGCGTGTTGAACAGTTTGGGATCAAGTTTCATGTAG
- the LOC131211407 gene encoding sodium/hydrogen exchanger 9 isoform X1 — protein MNRRRVETQNRSRFRLFPVMILLVLAQWCLATVTAESTDIELDAKANKMHQIDSLNLLLYTFLLTLTVLTIWLFKHHRTTWLHETGLAVIYGLIVGAIIRYAGTTTPIIHVAVEPEPDVKFNQSLPPDTLWLKFPGILPHGSDQPVKANKTYTYSFRGDLGNAEENEIDLKATFDPEIFFNIILPPIIFHAGYSLKRKYFFRNLGAILMFAIIGTTLSAFLIGALMYGFVQLMPKLKSSFTFLDTLYFGALISPTDPLTILAIFSDMHVDVNLYALVFGESVLNDAVAIVLSGAIQNYGEHYSSNGEFEGHAFLRSLGDFFSVFAFSLLIGASMGCVTAMMTKFTRIRDFPLLESALFVLMSYSTFLIAEAAELTGVVAVLFCGICQAHYTYNNLSDDSRIRTKQIFELLNFLAENFIFSYIGVSMFTFPKHHFDPLFIFTGFMCAAIGRAVNIYPLSALLNIARKPKISWNFQHMLFFAGLRGAMSFALAIRNTVSDARHAMLTTTSLIVITTVIIQGGAANFLLNWLKIPVGVDDETEVLPFQGVRSVYNSMENTVGSIDVGLNLSQLQVDRRASSLDLENPDSEGATTPGGTRRGHEKAVLARLWGNFDTRYMKPLLTHSRPTLLETLPVCLSPLARLLTTTEQLTQDGPTRRADSDSDLCIDNDDHGSGPTDGPVRRNSINRLEIIDDSVYSTSHISSTSITNRITQQGRRAGGKIFHF, from the exons ATGAATAGGAGGAGGGTCGAAACACAGAACCGTTCCCGATTTCGTTTATTTCCGGTGATGATACTGCTGGTGCTAGCACAATGGTGCCTGGCGACCGTGACGGCCGAATCGACCGATATCGAGCTCGATGCAAAGGCTAACAAAATGCACCAGATAGATTCCCTTAATCTGTTGCTCTACACTTTTCTTCTCACACTGACCGTGCTAACCATTTGGTTGTTCAAACACCATCGAACCACCTGGCTACACGAAACTGGCCTTGCAGTTATATACG GACTCATCGTTGGTGCCATCATTCGTTATGCGGGTACTACTACGCCAATAATTCACGTTGCCGTCGAACCTGAACCGGACGTTAAGTTTAACCAAAGCCTCCCACCCGACACACTTTGGCTCAAGTTTCCGGGAATCCTTCCCCACGGATCCGATCAACCAGTGAAAGCCAACAAAACGTATACATACAGCTTCCGGGGGGATCTGGGCAACGCCGAGGAAAATGAGATCGATCTTAAAGCTACCTTTGATcctgaaatattttttaatatcATTCTACCACCGATAATCTTTCACGCTGGTTACAGTTTGAAAAGA aaatattttttccgAAACCTAGGAGCAATTTTGATGTTTGCTATAATCGGTACAACGCTGTCGGCATTTTTAATTGGAGCCCTAATGTACGGATTCGTGCAGCTGATGCCAAAACTCAAATCAAGCTTCACGTTCCTGGACACGCTCTATTTCGGGGCACTGATTTCCCCGACCGATCCTCTGACGATTTTAGCCATCTTTAGCGACATGCACGTCGACGTCAATCTATATGCACTAGTTTTTGGAGAGAGTGTTCTCAACGATGCAGTTGCTATTGTACTCAGTGG AGCTATACAAAATTACGGCGAACACTACTCGAGCAATGGAGAGTTCGAAGGGCATGCCTTTCTCCGTTCGCTGGGCGATTTCTTCAGCGTATTCGCTTTCTCTCTATTGATCGGAGCCTCGATGGGCTGCGTTACAGCTATGATGACGAAATTCACGCGGATACGAGATTTTCCGCTGCTAGAATCTGCTCTCTTTGTGCTAATGTCATATAGTACGTTTTTGATTGCCGAAGCCGCGGAGTTGACAG gTGTCGTAGCGGTGCTCTTTTGTGGAATTTGTCAAGCTCATTACACATATAACAATCTGTCGGATGACTCTCGAatacgaacgaaacaaatattcgAGCTACTCAACTTTCTTGCGGAGAACTTTATCTTTTCGTACATAGGCGTATcaatgtttacttttccaAAGCATCACTTCGATCCATTGTTCATCTTTACTGGTTTT ATGTGTGCGGCAATAGGGCGTGCTGTTAACATTTATCCACTATCCGCTCTACTAAATATTGCTAGAAAGCCAAAGATATCGTGGAATTTTCAGCATATGCTGTTCTTCGCCG GGTTGCGTGGTGCGATGTCGTTTGCACTTGCGATCAGAAATACAGTGTCCGATGCGCGACACGCCATGTTAACGACGACATCCCTGATTGTGATTACCACTGTGATTATTCAAGGCGGTGCTGCAAATTTTCTGTTAAATTGGTTAAAAATTCC tGTTGGAGTAGATGATGAAACTGAGGTGTTACCTTTCCAAGGAGTGCGTAGC GTGTATAATTCGATGGAAAATACTGTCGGG TCGATCGATGTCGGTTTGAACCTCAGTCAGCTCCAAGTTGATAGGAGAGCAAGTTCCTTG GATCTTGAAAATCCCGATAGTGAGGGAGCTACTACTCCTGGTGGAACCAGAAGAGGACATGAGAAAGCTGTTCTAGCTAGATTGTGGGGAAATTTCGACACAAG GTACATGAAGCCGCTGCTGACACATTCTCGGCCAACATTGTTAGAAACGTTGCCAGTTTGCTTGAGTCCCTTAGCTCGACTGCTAACAACAACTGAACAATTGACTCAG GATGGCCCAACACGCCGGGCGGATTCCGACTCGGACTTGTGCATCGACAATGATGACCATGGTAGTGGGCCGACGGATGGCCCCGTCCGTCGTAACTCTATCAATCGC
- the LOC131211407 gene encoding sodium/hydrogen exchanger 6 isoform X2, which yields MNRRRVETQNRSRFRLFPVMILLVLAQWCLATVTAESTDIELDAKANKMHQIDSLNLLLYTFLLTLTVLTIWLFKHHRTTWLHETGLAVIYGLIVGAIIRYAGTTTPIIHVAVEPEPDVKFNQSLPPDTLWLKFPGILPHGSDQPVKANKTYTYSFRGDLGNAEENEIDLKATFDPEIFFNIILPPIIFHAGYSLKRKYFFRNLGAILMFAIIGTTLSAFLIGALMYGFVQLMPKLKSSFTFLDTLYFGALISPTDPLTILAIFSDMHVDVNLYALVFGESVLNDAVAIVLSGAIQNYGEHYSSNGEFEGHAFLRSLGDFFSVFAFSLLIGASMGCVTAMMTKFTRIRDFPLLESALFVLMSYSTFLIAEAAELTGVVAVLFCGICQAHYTYNNLSDDSRIRTKQIFELLNFLAENFIFSYIGVSMFTFPKHHFDPLFIFTGFMCAAIGRAVNIYPLSALLNIARKPKISWNFQHMLFFAGLRGAMSFALAIRNTVSDARHAMLTTTSLIVITTVIIQGGAANFLLNWLKIPVGVDDETEVLPFQGVRSVYNSMENTVGDLENPDSEGATTPGGTRRGHEKAVLARLWGNFDTRYMKPLLTHSRPTLLETLPVCLSPLARLLTTTEQLTQDGPTRRADSDSDLCIDNDDHGSGPTDGPVRRNSINRQHRDVARDANDAIGVLNSLGSSFM from the exons ATGAATAGGAGGAGGGTCGAAACACAGAACCGTTCCCGATTTCGTTTATTTCCGGTGATGATACTGCTGGTGCTAGCACAATGGTGCCTGGCGACCGTGACGGCCGAATCGACCGATATCGAGCTCGATGCAAAGGCTAACAAAATGCACCAGATAGATTCCCTTAATCTGTTGCTCTACACTTTTCTTCTCACACTGACCGTGCTAACCATTTGGTTGTTCAAACACCATCGAACCACCTGGCTACACGAAACTGGCCTTGCAGTTATATACG GACTCATCGTTGGTGCCATCATTCGTTATGCGGGTACTACTACGCCAATAATTCACGTTGCCGTCGAACCTGAACCGGACGTTAAGTTTAACCAAAGCCTCCCACCCGACACACTTTGGCTCAAGTTTCCGGGAATCCTTCCCCACGGATCCGATCAACCAGTGAAAGCCAACAAAACGTATACATACAGCTTCCGGGGGGATCTGGGCAACGCCGAGGAAAATGAGATCGATCTTAAAGCTACCTTTGATcctgaaatattttttaatatcATTCTACCACCGATAATCTTTCACGCTGGTTACAGTTTGAAAAGA aaatattttttccgAAACCTAGGAGCAATTTTGATGTTTGCTATAATCGGTACAACGCTGTCGGCATTTTTAATTGGAGCCCTAATGTACGGATTCGTGCAGCTGATGCCAAAACTCAAATCAAGCTTCACGTTCCTGGACACGCTCTATTTCGGGGCACTGATTTCCCCGACCGATCCTCTGACGATTTTAGCCATCTTTAGCGACATGCACGTCGACGTCAATCTATATGCACTAGTTTTTGGAGAGAGTGTTCTCAACGATGCAGTTGCTATTGTACTCAGTGG AGCTATACAAAATTACGGCGAACACTACTCGAGCAATGGAGAGTTCGAAGGGCATGCCTTTCTCCGTTCGCTGGGCGATTTCTTCAGCGTATTCGCTTTCTCTCTATTGATCGGAGCCTCGATGGGCTGCGTTACAGCTATGATGACGAAATTCACGCGGATACGAGATTTTCCGCTGCTAGAATCTGCTCTCTTTGTGCTAATGTCATATAGTACGTTTTTGATTGCCGAAGCCGCGGAGTTGACAG gTGTCGTAGCGGTGCTCTTTTGTGGAATTTGTCAAGCTCATTACACATATAACAATCTGTCGGATGACTCTCGAatacgaacgaaacaaatattcgAGCTACTCAACTTTCTTGCGGAGAACTTTATCTTTTCGTACATAGGCGTATcaatgtttacttttccaAAGCATCACTTCGATCCATTGTTCATCTTTACTGGTTTT ATGTGTGCGGCAATAGGGCGTGCTGTTAACATTTATCCACTATCCGCTCTACTAAATATTGCTAGAAAGCCAAAGATATCGTGGAATTTTCAGCATATGCTGTTCTTCGCCG GGTTGCGTGGTGCGATGTCGTTTGCACTTGCGATCAGAAATACAGTGTCCGATGCGCGACACGCCATGTTAACGACGACATCCCTGATTGTGATTACCACTGTGATTATTCAAGGCGGTGCTGCAAATTTTCTGTTAAATTGGTTAAAAATTCC tGTTGGAGTAGATGATGAAACTGAGGTGTTACCTTTCCAAGGAGTGCGTAGC GTGTATAATTCGATGGAAAATACTGTCGGG GATCTTGAAAATCCCGATAGTGAGGGAGCTACTACTCCTGGTGGAACCAGAAGAGGACATGAGAAAGCTGTTCTAGCTAGATTGTGGGGAAATTTCGACACAAG GTACATGAAGCCGCTGCTGACACATTCTCGGCCAACATTGTTAGAAACGTTGCCAGTTTGCTTGAGTCCCTTAGCTCGACTGCTAACAACAACTGAACAATTGACTCAG GATGGCCCAACACGCCGGGCGGATTCCGACTCGGACTTGTGCATCGACAATGATGACCATGGTAGTGGGCCGACGGATGGCCCCGTCCGTCGTAACTCTATCAATCGC CAACACCGTGATGTGGCACGAGATGCAAACGATGCCATCGGCGTGTTGAACAGTTTGGGATCAAGTTTCATGTAG
- the LOC131211407 gene encoding sodium/hydrogen exchanger 6 isoform X4 — MNRRRVETQNRSRFRLFPVMILLVLAQWCLATVTAESTDIELDAKANKMHQIDSLNLLLYTFLLTLTVLTIWLFKHHRTTWLHETGLAVIYGLIVGAIIRYAGTTTPIIHVAVEPEPDVKFNQSLPPDTLWLKFPGILPHGSDQPVKANKTYTYSFRGDLGNAEENEIDLKATFDPEIFFNIILPPIIFHAGYSLKRKYFFRNLGAILMFAIIGTTLSAFLIGALMYGFVQLMPKLKSSFTFLDTLYFGALISPTDPLTILAIFSDMHVDVNLYALVFGESVLNDAVAIVLSGAIQNYGEHYSSNGEFEGHAFLRSLGDFFSVFAFSLLIGASMGCVTAMMTKFTRIRDFPLLESALFVLMSYSTFLIAEAAELTGVVAVLFCGICQAHYTYNNLSDDSRIRTKQIFELLNFLAENFIFSYIGVSMFTFPKHHFDPLFIFTGFMCAAIGRAVNIYPLSALLNIARKPKISWNFQHMLFFAGLRGAMSFALAIRNTVSDARHAMLTTTSLIVITTVIIQGGAANFLLNWLKIPVGVDDETEVLPFQGVRSVYNSMENTVGDLENPDSEGATTPGGTRRGHEKAVLARLWGNFDTRYMKPLLTHSRPTLLETLPVCLSPLARLLTTTEQLTQDGPTRRADSDSDLCIDNDDHGSGPTDGPVRRNSINRQKQGA, encoded by the exons ATGAATAGGAGGAGGGTCGAAACACAGAACCGTTCCCGATTTCGTTTATTTCCGGTGATGATACTGCTGGTGCTAGCACAATGGTGCCTGGCGACCGTGACGGCCGAATCGACCGATATCGAGCTCGATGCAAAGGCTAACAAAATGCACCAGATAGATTCCCTTAATCTGTTGCTCTACACTTTTCTTCTCACACTGACCGTGCTAACCATTTGGTTGTTCAAACACCATCGAACCACCTGGCTACACGAAACTGGCCTTGCAGTTATATACG GACTCATCGTTGGTGCCATCATTCGTTATGCGGGTACTACTACGCCAATAATTCACGTTGCCGTCGAACCTGAACCGGACGTTAAGTTTAACCAAAGCCTCCCACCCGACACACTTTGGCTCAAGTTTCCGGGAATCCTTCCCCACGGATCCGATCAACCAGTGAAAGCCAACAAAACGTATACATACAGCTTCCGGGGGGATCTGGGCAACGCCGAGGAAAATGAGATCGATCTTAAAGCTACCTTTGATcctgaaatattttttaatatcATTCTACCACCGATAATCTTTCACGCTGGTTACAGTTTGAAAAGA aaatattttttccgAAACCTAGGAGCAATTTTGATGTTTGCTATAATCGGTACAACGCTGTCGGCATTTTTAATTGGAGCCCTAATGTACGGATTCGTGCAGCTGATGCCAAAACTCAAATCAAGCTTCACGTTCCTGGACACGCTCTATTTCGGGGCACTGATTTCCCCGACCGATCCTCTGACGATTTTAGCCATCTTTAGCGACATGCACGTCGACGTCAATCTATATGCACTAGTTTTTGGAGAGAGTGTTCTCAACGATGCAGTTGCTATTGTACTCAGTGG AGCTATACAAAATTACGGCGAACACTACTCGAGCAATGGAGAGTTCGAAGGGCATGCCTTTCTCCGTTCGCTGGGCGATTTCTTCAGCGTATTCGCTTTCTCTCTATTGATCGGAGCCTCGATGGGCTGCGTTACAGCTATGATGACGAAATTCACGCGGATACGAGATTTTCCGCTGCTAGAATCTGCTCTCTTTGTGCTAATGTCATATAGTACGTTTTTGATTGCCGAAGCCGCGGAGTTGACAG gTGTCGTAGCGGTGCTCTTTTGTGGAATTTGTCAAGCTCATTACACATATAACAATCTGTCGGATGACTCTCGAatacgaacgaaacaaatattcgAGCTACTCAACTTTCTTGCGGAGAACTTTATCTTTTCGTACATAGGCGTATcaatgtttacttttccaAAGCATCACTTCGATCCATTGTTCATCTTTACTGGTTTT ATGTGTGCGGCAATAGGGCGTGCTGTTAACATTTATCCACTATCCGCTCTACTAAATATTGCTAGAAAGCCAAAGATATCGTGGAATTTTCAGCATATGCTGTTCTTCGCCG GGTTGCGTGGTGCGATGTCGTTTGCACTTGCGATCAGAAATACAGTGTCCGATGCGCGACACGCCATGTTAACGACGACATCCCTGATTGTGATTACCACTGTGATTATTCAAGGCGGTGCTGCAAATTTTCTGTTAAATTGGTTAAAAATTCC tGTTGGAGTAGATGATGAAACTGAGGTGTTACCTTTCCAAGGAGTGCGTAGC GTGTATAATTCGATGGAAAATACTGTCGGG GATCTTGAAAATCCCGATAGTGAGGGAGCTACTACTCCTGGTGGAACCAGAAGAGGACATGAGAAAGCTGTTCTAGCTAGATTGTGGGGAAATTTCGACACAAG GTACATGAAGCCGCTGCTGACACATTCTCGGCCAACATTGTTAGAAACGTTGCCAGTTTGCTTGAGTCCCTTAGCTCGACTGCTAACAACAACTGAACAATTGACTCAG GATGGCCCAACACGCCGGGCGGATTCCGACTCGGACTTGTGCATCGACAATGATGACCATGGTAGTGGGCCGACGGATGGCCCCGTCCGTCGTAACTCTATCAATCGC CAAAAACAAGGCGCTTAA